The proteins below come from a single Necator americanus strain Aroian chromosome V, whole genome shotgun sequence genomic window:
- a CDS encoding hypothetical protein (NECATOR_CHRV.G19464.T1) produces MTDGGPRKKATKKKGGENSPTMPKSSIENKGRTRLKIHRESDPAVDPFFNEMQDIVARGFTQNMEVDNPEERPVLPFNTKITTMVNSYVIIKKLGAGGFGDVYEVHRERDKGVLAMKTEFDVEDDMLQRLKREVLVYEVINAAKRENPRLTDHILHMVDKGYNQYFKYIIMPYTGKSLDYIKETIVKGEFQLRTAVQISIQTHKALKNLHELGYIHRDVKPDNFVVGKDLFRNIIFIMDFGMSTKYEKSTEKLPK; encoded by the exons ATGACAGACGGTGGCCCACGAAAGAAggcaacgaagaaaaaaggtg gcGAGAATTCTCCAACCATGCCAAAGTCAAGTATCGAGAACAAAGGAAGAACGCGGTTAAAGATTCATAGAGAATCTGACCCAGCGGTG GATCCCTTCTTCAACGAAATGCAAGATATTGTTGCACGTGGTTTCACACAAAATATGGAAGTGGACAATCCAGAGGAAAGACCTGTGCTCCCATTCAATACTAAGATAACCACAATGGTAAACTC ATATGTAATTATAAAGAAACTTGGTGCTGGTGGATTTGGAGATGTATATGAGGTCCACAGAGAACGTGATAAAGGTGTACTGGCAATGAAAACAGAATTTGATGTTGAAGATGACATGCTACAACGGTTGAAG AGGGAAGTGTTAGTGTACGAAGTTATAAATGCGGCAAAAAGGGAAAATCCACGTTTGACGGATCATATTTTGCACATGGTTGATAAG GGATATAATCAATATTTCAAGTACATTATAATGCCATATACGGGCAAGTCTCTAGACTACATAAAAGAAACTATAGTTAAAGGAGAATTTCA ATTACGCACCGCTGTGCAAATATCTATTCAGACTCATAAGGCGTTGAAAAATCTCCACGAATTGGGTTACATCCACAGAGACGTGAAACCGGACAACTTCGTTGTCGGGAA GGATTTGTtcagaaatattatttttattatggaCTTTGGAATGAgcacaaaatatgaaaagagtACTGAAAAACTGCCAAAATAA
- a CDS encoding hypothetical protein (NECATOR_CHRV.G19464.T5): MTDGGPRKKATKKKGGENSPTMPKSSIENKGRTRLKIHRESDPAVDPFFNEMQDIVARGFTQNMEVDNPEERPVLPFNTKITTMVNSYVIIKKLGAGGFGDVYEVHRERDKGVLAMKTEFDVEDDMLQRLKREVLVYEVINAAKRENPRLTDHILHMVDKGYNQYFKYIIMPYTGKSLDYIKETIVKGEFQLRTAVQISIQTHKALKNLHELGYIHRDVKPDNFVVGKDLFRNIIFIMDFGMSTKYEKRTPATTLFHTPFSGLLKESRYKFIGTPKYAARATHQGRVVNRKEDMESWYYMVIELFGTDYLPWANEEDLDKMFYMKDCFFSHKYDDTVFHERAVPKDLIKIMREIDRVDGANRPNYEEHEKVLEKLIADFKIDFYAPFEWADALAKYYFLKEQKEEELKNHRIRRTRKSKPGAHRSSASVKSLI, encoded by the exons ATGACAGACGGTGGCCCACGAAAGAAggcaacgaagaaaaaaggtg gcGAGAATTCTCCAACCATGCCAAAGTCAAGTATCGAGAACAAAGGAAGAACGCGGTTAAAGATTCATAGAGAATCTGACCCAGCGGTG GATCCCTTCTTCAACGAAATGCAAGATATTGTTGCACGTGGTTTCACACAAAATATGGAAGTGGACAATCCAGAGGAAAGACCTGTGCTCCCATTCAATACTAAGATAACCACAATGGTAAACTC ATATGTAATTATAAAGAAACTTGGTGCTGGTGGATTTGGAGATGTATATGAGGTCCACAGAGAACGTGATAAAGGTGTACTGGCAATGAAAACAGAATTTGATGTTGAAGATGACATGCTACAACGGTTGAAG AGGGAAGTGTTAGTGTACGAAGTTATAAATGCGGCAAAAAGGGAAAATCCACGTTTGACGGATCATATTTTGCACATGGTTGATAAG GGATATAATCAATATTTCAAGTACATTATAATGCCATATACGGGCAAGTCTCTAGACTACATAAAAGAAACTATAGTTAAAGGAGAATTTCA ATTACGCACCGCTGTGCAAATATCTATTCAGACTCATAAGGCGTTGAAAAATCTCCACGAATTGGGTTACATCCACAGAGACGTGAAACCGGACAACTTCGTTGTCGGGAA GGATTTGTtcagaaatattatttttattatggaCTTTGGAATGAgcacaaaatatgaaaaga GGACTCCTGCAACAACGCTGTTTCAcacgcctttttctggattactaaaG GAATCACGTTATAAGTTCATTGGAACACCCAAGTACGCCGCTCGAGCGACTCATCAGGGAAGAGTGGTAAATCGAAAAGAAGATATGGAATCGTGGTACTACATG GTCATCGAACTATTCGGAACCGATTACCTGCCGTGGGCAAATGAGGAAGATCTTGATAAGATGTTCTACATGAAAGACTGTTTTTTCAGTCACAAAT ATGACGACACGGTATTTCATGAAAGGGCTGTACCAAAGGATTTAATTAAGATTATGCGCGAGATTGACCGGGTCGATGGGGCAAATAGGCCAAATTATGAG GAACACGAGAAAGTGCTTGAAAAACTGATTGCTGACTTCAAAATCGATTTCTACGCGCCTTTTGAATGGGCTGATGCGCTGGCAAAATATTACTTTCTAAAggaacagaaagaagaggaattgAAAAATCATCGAATTAGGAGAACCAGGAA GAGCAAACCTGGAGCCCATAGATC GTCTGCAAGTGTGAAGAGTCTTATTTAA
- a CDS encoding hypothetical protein (NECATOR_CHRV.G19464.T2), translated as MESWYYMVIELFGTDYLPWANEEDLDKMFYMKDCFFSHKYDDTVFHERAVPKDLIKIMREIDRVDGANRPNYEEHEKVLEKLIADFKIDFYAPFEWADALAKYYFLKEQKEEELKNHRIRRTRKSKPGAHRSSASVKSLI; from the exons ATGGAATCGTGGTACTACATG GTCATCGAACTATTCGGAACCGATTACCTGCCGTGGGCAAATGAGGAAGATCTTGATAAGATGTTCTACATGAAAGACTGTTTTTTCAGTCACAAAT ATGACGACACGGTATTTCATGAAAGGGCTGTACCAAAGGATTTAATTAAGATTATGCGCGAGATTGACCGGGTCGATGGGGCAAATAGGCCAAATTATGAG GAACACGAGAAAGTGCTTGAAAAACTGATTGCTGACTTCAAAATCGATTTCTACGCGCCTTTTGAATGGGCTGATGCGCTGGCAAAATATTACTTTCTAAAggaacagaaagaagaggaattgAAAAATCATCGAATTAGGAGAACCAGGAA GAGCAAACCTGGAGCCCATAGATC GTCTGCAAGTGTGAAGAGTCTTATTTAA
- a CDS encoding hypothetical protein (NECATOR_CHRV.G19464.T3), whose product MTDGGPRKKATKKKGENSPTMPKSSIENKGRTRLKIHRESDPAVDPFFNEMQDIVARGFTQNMEVDNPEERPVLPFNTKITTMVNSYVIIKKLGAGGFGDVYEVHRERDKGVLAMKTEFDVEDDMLQRLKREVLVYEVINAAKRENPRLTDHILHMVDKGYNQYFKYIIMPYTGKSLDYIKETIVKGEFQLRTAVQISIQTHKALKNLHELGYIHRDVKPDNFVVGKNHVISSLEHPSTPLERLIREEW is encoded by the exons ATGACAGACGGTGGCCCACGAAAGAAggcaacgaagaaaaaag gcGAGAATTCTCCAACCATGCCAAAGTCAAGTATCGAGAACAAAGGAAGAACGCGGTTAAAGATTCATAGAGAATCTGACCCAGCGGTG GATCCCTTCTTCAACGAAATGCAAGATATTGTTGCACGTGGTTTCACACAAAATATGGAAGTGGACAATCCAGAGGAAAGACCTGTGCTCCCATTCAATACTAAGATAACCACAATGGTAAACTC ATATGTAATTATAAAGAAACTTGGTGCTGGTGGATTTGGAGATGTATATGAGGTCCACAGAGAACGTGATAAAGGTGTACTGGCAATGAAAACAGAATTTGATGTTGAAGATGACATGCTACAACGGTTGAAG AGGGAAGTGTTAGTGTACGAAGTTATAAATGCGGCAAAAAGGGAAAATCCACGTTTGACGGATCATATTTTGCACATGGTTGATAAG GGATATAATCAATATTTCAAGTACATTATAATGCCATATACGGGCAAGTCTCTAGACTACATAAAAGAAACTATAGTTAAAGGAGAATTTCA ATTACGCACCGCTGTGCAAATATCTATTCAGACTCATAAGGCGTTGAAAAATCTCCACGAATTGGGTTACATCCACAGAGACGTGAAACCGGACAACTTCGTTGTCGGGAA GAATCACGTTATAAGTTCATTGGAACACCCAAGTACGCCGCTCGAGCGACTCATCAGGGAAGAGTGGTAA
- a CDS encoding hypothetical protein (NECATOR_CHRV.G19464.T4): MTDGGPRKKATKKKGENSPTMPKSSIENKGRTRLKIHRESDPAVDPFFNEMQDIVARGFTQNMEVDNPEERPVLPFNTKITTMVNSYVIIKKLGAGGFGDVYEVHRERDKGVLAMKTEFDVEDDMLQRLKREVLVYEVINAAKRENPRLTDHILHMVDKGYNQYFKYIIMPYTGKSLDYIKETIVKGEFQLRTAVQISIQTHKALKNLHELGYIHRDVKPDNFVVGKDLFRNIIFIMDFGMSTKYEKRTPATTLFHTPFSGLLKESRYKFIGTPKYAARATHQGRVVNRKEDMESWYYMVIELFGTDYLPWANEEDLDKMFYMKDCFFSHKYDDTVFHERAVPKDLIKIMREIDRVDGANRPNYEEHEKVLEKLIADFKIDFYAPFEWADALAKYYFLKEQKEEELKNHRIRRTRKSKPGAHRSSASVKSLI, encoded by the exons ATGACAGACGGTGGCCCACGAAAGAAggcaacgaagaaaaaag gcGAGAATTCTCCAACCATGCCAAAGTCAAGTATCGAGAACAAAGGAAGAACGCGGTTAAAGATTCATAGAGAATCTGACCCAGCGGTG GATCCCTTCTTCAACGAAATGCAAGATATTGTTGCACGTGGTTTCACACAAAATATGGAAGTGGACAATCCAGAGGAAAGACCTGTGCTCCCATTCAATACTAAGATAACCACAATGGTAAACTC ATATGTAATTATAAAGAAACTTGGTGCTGGTGGATTTGGAGATGTATATGAGGTCCACAGAGAACGTGATAAAGGTGTACTGGCAATGAAAACAGAATTTGATGTTGAAGATGACATGCTACAACGGTTGAAG AGGGAAGTGTTAGTGTACGAAGTTATAAATGCGGCAAAAAGGGAAAATCCACGTTTGACGGATCATATTTTGCACATGGTTGATAAG GGATATAATCAATATTTCAAGTACATTATAATGCCATATACGGGCAAGTCTCTAGACTACATAAAAGAAACTATAGTTAAAGGAGAATTTCA ATTACGCACCGCTGTGCAAATATCTATTCAGACTCATAAGGCGTTGAAAAATCTCCACGAATTGGGTTACATCCACAGAGACGTGAAACCGGACAACTTCGTTGTCGGGAA GGATTTGTtcagaaatattatttttattatggaCTTTGGAATGAgcacaaaatatgaaaaga GGACTCCTGCAACAACGCTGTTTCAcacgcctttttctggattactaaaG GAATCACGTTATAAGTTCATTGGAACACCCAAGTACGCCGCTCGAGCGACTCATCAGGGAAGAGTGGTAAATCGAAAAGAAGATATGGAATCGTGGTACTACATG GTCATCGAACTATTCGGAACCGATTACCTGCCGTGGGCAAATGAGGAAGATCTTGATAAGATGTTCTACATGAAAGACTGTTTTTTCAGTCACAAAT ATGACGACACGGTATTTCATGAAAGGGCTGTACCAAAGGATTTAATTAAGATTATGCGCGAGATTGACCGGGTCGATGGGGCAAATAGGCCAAATTATGAG GAACACGAGAAAGTGCTTGAAAAACTGATTGCTGACTTCAAAATCGATTTCTACGCGCCTTTTGAATGGGCTGATGCGCTGGCAAAATATTACTTTCTAAAggaacagaaagaagaggaattgAAAAATCATCGAATTAGGAGAACCAGGAA GAGCAAACCTGGAGCCCATAGATC GTCTGCAAGTGTGAAGAGTCTTATTTAA